Genomic DNA from Peribacillus simplex:
ATACCGCAATGCCTGCAGTGACAATAAGTGTTGTTTCTATAACCATAGTTGGATTTTTAGCATTTATTACATGGGTTCTTTTCGGTACGTTCTTCAAGGAATTTTTACAGAAGCATGAAAAGTTTGTTAATGCCGTGATGGCATTATCTTTAGCTTATTCTGCTATAATGATTTGGTTATAGATAAGGGGTGAATGGATTGGACAAATTTATCTATAAAAAATCTGCAGGTATTACGGCGTTGTCAGCCAGTATTACTGATTTTACGTATAAAAAGCACTCTCACAAGGAATATGCGATAGGTGTAACATTGCGTGGTATTCAACATTATAACTTGGATGGAAGTTTACAATTGTCATATCAAAATGGTGTTATGCTTTTTAATCCAGAACAGGCACATGACGGAATGGCACATGATAAGGCAGGTCTAGATTATGTTATGCTATATATTGAGCCACAATTGCTTTTAGAGGTTATTGAGAAAAAGGATTTAGTTCGATTTTCAACTCCCATTGTATATGATTATAGAATTGAAAAAAGAATATTAAATCTTTCTAATGCTATTTTAAGTGAAAAAGATGAGGCTTTGTGCAGTGAATTACTCTTATCCCTCGCAGATAGCCTTATTCAAACTAATCTTTCTACAGACTTTAAGAAAGATAACGCTTCAATTAGAAAAGCAAAGGATATGTTTCATACCAATTTAGACAATGTACTTAAACTTGACGAGATATGTAAAGAGCTTAATTTATCTAAATTCCAGTTTATCAGATTATTCAAGGCGCATACTGGAATTTCACCATACCAATACTTTCTTAACTGCAAGATAGAACGTGCAAAGCAGCTAATAGAAAAAAACGGAGATATTTATTCAGCAGTTGCTGATTGTGGTTTTGTTGATTTACCCCATTTAAATAAACATTTTAAAAGCGTATATGGAATAACGGCATTTGAATATATGTCACATTTAAAATGAGGAGGGGTAAATTCAGACTAATTAACAAGGTACCAAAAATTACAGCATTTTAAATTAATGATTCCACACTAGACGTTACCACGGCTATCTAAACTGAAAAACTTCAAGAAATATAATGACGGAAATCGTGTATGTCTACACGATTAAATTTGGATAAAAATAAAAGGGGGAATAAAGTTGTCTTTAAACGTAGGGGATGTTATTACATTTGAACGGACATTCACTAAAGAGGATGTTGAATTGTTCACAAAAGTATCATGGGATGAGGGGAATCACCATATTACTCCCGATGAACAGGGGAGACTTGTTATTCAAGGGTTGTTGACTGCTTGTTTACCAACAAAAGTTGGTGGAGAAAACAATGTACTGGCTCGTACCATGAATTTTGAGTTTATTAAACCAGTTTTTACAGGAGATACAATAATATGTGAAGTAACGATCGAAAAATTTGAAAAGAAAGATAATGGTAGAATATCTATTTTGGCAACTTTCCTATGCACAAACCAGAATGAGGAACAAGTATTAAGAGGAAGCTTTGCGGGAGTCATATTATAACCGTGTATACTTAGCTGCTTAATTTTATTCTGATTATTGTTTTTGAACTGATTCTATAGCGCCTACCCCGAAGGTAGCAGCATGGGTGACTGAGACGCAAAACTACACAGGGGACAAATGGGGGGCGACTGTCATTATCGGTGTGCAAATTCGCTAGATATAACAGTGAACATAAGTGTAAATCCAAATGATGATATAGTTACAGTATTTTGATTATTCAGATAATTGGTTATTTAAGGAGGAATAGCGATTATTAGGTTGTTATCTTTGCTTTCAATGAGTTTTAGTAATTTTAAAGCATCCTGTCGAGGATGTTTTTTTATTGGAATAAATACACAATGATAAAAACTTTGATGTTAATTCCTGTAGATTGACAATAAAGTTGCTACATTTACAATAAAGTCATTTAATTTTAAATAAAGCTGTTTAAAAATTAGCTTGTTTATAAGGAGGGGTTCTGATATGATTGTTTGATAAATTTTTTAAGGGGTTTAGAGAGGGTGAGTCAATTGACTAAAAACCTTAGACAATTGAAAAATGTTTCGGTGTTCCAAACGCTTCTAACTTAGAAAAATAATTTAGAAGCGAGGAATAGCTATATGGAAAATCAAAGAATCTTTAATAAATCATTTCTTTTTTTATTTATAAGCAACTTTTTAGTTTTTATTGGGTTTGAAATGTTGCTGCCTATTTTGCCTGCCTATTTGTTAAGCATGAATGCATCTTCCATTCAGGTAGGTCTAGTCACATCATTATTTACGATAGGTGCTGTTTTAATCAGGCCTTTTGTAGGTTACTATTTAATTGATAACCAGAGGAAAAGTCTGGCCATTTGTGCAAGTGCAGCTTTAATGATCATTACGATACTATATCCGTTTCTTAATATTATATGGCTTCTGCTATTGTTACGGCTTTTCCATGGTGCTGCGTGGGGTGTATCAACCACAGCTTATAGTACAATAGTAGTGGATTTGATTCCTAAGAAACGCTTAGGAGAAGGAATAGGGTATTTTTCTATATCCACAACGGTCGGAGCTATCATTGCACCGAGTATAGGTATTCTTATCTATGACTCTTTTTCCTTCGATATTTTGATATGGTCATCAGCAGTACTGAGCTTATTGGCAGTAATTGCGCTTCAATTTGTATCTTCACCTATTAATGTAAAGCGTAAGAAGAAACCCTTTCGCTTTTTGGATATGATTTATGAAAAAGAAGTATGGTTCCCAGCATTACTGACGGTTATTACAACACTGGGTTTTGGGGCCATCATTA
This window encodes:
- a CDS encoding AraC family transcriptional regulator translates to MDKFIYKKSAGITALSASITDFTYKKHSHKEYAIGVTLRGIQHYNLDGSLQLSYQNGVMLFNPEQAHDGMAHDKAGLDYVMLYIEPQLLLEVIEKKDLVRFSTPIVYDYRIEKRILNLSNAILSEKDEALCSELLLSLADSLIQTNLSTDFKKDNASIRKAKDMFHTNLDNVLKLDEICKELNLSKFQFIRLFKAHTGISPYQYFLNCKIERAKQLIEKNGDIYSAVADCGFVDLPHLNKHFKSVYGITAFEYMSHLK
- a CDS encoding FAS1-like dehydratase domain-containing protein, which translates into the protein MSLNVGDVITFERTFTKEDVELFTKVSWDEGNHHITPDEQGRLVIQGLLTACLPTKVGGENNVLARTMNFEFIKPVFTGDTIICEVTIEKFEKKDNGRISILATFLCTNQNEEQVLRGSFAGVIL
- a CDS encoding MFS transporter, with the translated sequence MENQRIFNKSFLFLFISNFLVFIGFEMLLPILPAYLLSMNASSIQVGLVTSLFTIGAVLIRPFVGYYLIDNQRKSLAICASAALMIITILYPFLNIIWLLLLLRLFHGAAWGVSTTAYSTIVVDLIPKKRLGEGIGYFSISTTVGAIIAPSIGILIYDSFSFDILIWSSAVLSLLAVIALQFVSSPINVKRKKKPFRFLDMIYEKEVWFPALLTVITTLGFGAIITFLVLFGKQKGVDHIFLFFLINATVSTLLRPFTGKWYDKKGPWSIIIMSAVLGFFSLVILSYMTNDSQLIIAAILFGAGYGTVMPCLQTWTVQKVSEEKRGAANATFFSSFDVGVGVSAFVLGILAEWISLAMIFRFVSLSFIVVAVLVYKDYINEKYGMNKSI